A part of Gammaproteobacteria bacterium genomic DNA contains:
- the dnaK gene encoding molecular chaperone DnaK, with the protein MGKIIGIDLGTTNSCVAVMEGNTPKVIENNEGGRTTPSIVAFTADGEVLVGQTAKRQAVTNPENTLFAIKRLIGRRFDDPEVQKDIGMVSYKIVRADNGDAWVEAGGKKMAPQEIAAKVLQKMKQTAEDYLGEKVTEAVITVPAYFNDSQRQATKDAGQIAGLEVKRIINEPTASALAYGMDKKRGEQKLAVFDLGGGTFDISIIEIADVDGEHQFEVHSTNGDTFLGGEDIDKRLIDYLINEFKKDQGIDLRGDPLAIQRLKEAAEKAKIELSTAQQTDVNLPYITADKAGPKHLNIRLTRAKLESLVEDIIDRTIAPCKMALKDAKLSTSDIDEVILVGGQTRMPMVQQKVKAFFGKEPRKDVNPDEAVAIGAAIQAAVLSGEVKDVLLLDVTPLSLGIETLGGVMTKLIEKNTTIPTKASEVFSTADDNQSAVTVHVLQGERERAVDNKSLGQFNLEGIPPAPRGVPQVEVTFDIDANGILHVTAKDKATGKENRIVIKASSGLSDADVQRMVSEAAAHAEEDRRFHELVQARNQADALIHATRKSMKELGDKVESGEKSDIEAAITELEAAIKGDDKYQIDTKSTALSEASARMAQRIYAQAGGGGQSGGQSGGGGQAGGGGARTGADEDVVDAEFEDVSGEHK; encoded by the coding sequence ATGGGTAAAATCATCGGCATCGATCTGGGCACCACCAATTCCTGTGTCGCCGTCATGGAGGGCAACACCCCCAAGGTGATCGAAAACAATGAGGGAGGTCGCACCACGCCATCGATTGTGGCCTTTACGGCCGATGGTGAGGTTTTGGTGGGCCAGACCGCCAAACGCCAGGCGGTGACCAATCCCGAAAACACCCTGTTCGCCATCAAACGCCTGATCGGCAGACGCTTTGATGATCCCGAGGTGCAAAAGGATATCGGCATGGTCTCCTATAAAATTGTCCGGGCGGACAATGGCGACGCCTGGGTGGAGGCCGGCGGCAAGAAGATGGCGCCGCAGGAAATCGCCGCCAAGGTGCTGCAGAAGATGAAACAGACCGCCGAGGATTATCTCGGCGAAAAGGTCACCGAGGCGGTGATCACCGTGCCCGCCTATTTCAACGATTCGCAGCGGCAGGCCACCAAGGACGCCGGCCAGATCGCGGGGCTGGAGGTCAAACGCATCATCAATGAGCCCACCGCCTCGGCCCTGGCCTATGGCATGGACAAGAAACGCGGTGAACAGAAGCTGGCGGTGTTTGATCTGGGCGGCGGCACCTTCGACATCTCCATCATCGAGATCGCCGATGTGGACGGCGAGCATCAATTCGAGGTGCATTCCACCAACGGCGACACTTTTCTCGGCGGTGAGGATATCGACAAGCGGCTGATCGATTATCTGATCAACGAATTCAAAAAGGATCAGGGGATCGACCTGCGCGGTGACCCGTTGGCCATCCAACGACTCAAGGAGGCCGCGGAGAAGGCCAAGATCGAACTCTCCACCGCCCAGCAGACCGACGTCAACCTGCCCTACATCACGGCGGACAAGGCCGGCCCCAAACACCTGAACATCCGGCTGACGCGGGCCAAGCTCGAATCGCTGGTGGAGGACATCATCGATCGCACCATCGCGCCCTGCAAGATGGCGCTCAAGGACGCCAAACTGTCGACCTCGGACATCGACGAGGTAATCCTGGTGGGCGGCCAGACCCGCATGCCCATGGTGCAGCAAAAGGTGAAGGCGTTTTTCGGCAAGGAGCCGCGCAAGGACGTCAATCCCGACGAGGCCGTGGCCATCGGCGCCGCCATCCAGGCCGCCGTGCTGTCCGGCGAGGTGAAGGATGTGCTGCTGCTGGACGTCACTCCCCTGTCGCTGGGCATCGAGACCCTGGGCGGGGTGATGACCAAGCTGATCGAAAAAAACACCACCATTCCCACCAAGGCCAGCGAGGTCTTCTCCACCGCCGATGACAACCAGTCGGCGGTGACCGTGCATGTGCTACAGGGCGAGCGTGAACGGGCGGTCGATAACAAGTCCCTCGGCCAGTTCAATCTGGAGGGGATTCCACCGGCGCCTCGTGGTGTACCGCAGGTCGAGGTGACCTTCGATATCGACGCCAACGGCATCCTGCATGTGACCGCGAAGGACAAGGCCACAGGCAAGGAAAACAGGATCGTCATCAAGGCCTCCAGCGGCCTGTCCGATGCCGACGTGCAACGCATGGTCAGCGAGGCCGCGGCCCACGCAGAGGAAGACCGGCGCTTCCACGAACTGGTGCAGGCCCGCAACCAGGCCGATGCCCTCATCCATGCCACGCGCAAGTCCATGAAGGAACTCGGCGACAAGGTCGAAAGCGGTGAAAAGTCGGATATCGAAGCCGCGATTACGGAGCTGGAGGCCGCCATCAAGGGCGATGACAAGTACCAGATCGACACCAAGTCCACGGCGCTGAGCGAGGCCTCGGCCAGGATGGCGCAACGCATCTATGCTCAGGCCGGGGGTGGCGGTCAGTCCGGCGGACAGTCTGGCGGTGGTGGTCAGGCCGGTGGCGGCGGCGCACGCACCGGCGCCGATGAGGATGTGGTCGATGCGGAGTTTGAAGATGTCTCCGGTGAGCACAAATAA
- the grpE gene encoding nucleotide exchange factor GrpE, giving the protein MTEQQPETEQDPTPPSSPEQRQAALEECEKSLELSRQEAAERWEALLRVRAELDNERKRAAREIEKAHKFSLMQLLTALLPVKDSLELGLAAFEASPDKTDTSALQYGMQLTLTTLATVLNDFGVEAIDPQGQIFNPEYHEVMYVEPVADVPPNTVIEVQQKGYLLNGRIVRPARVTIASAPQTSEI; this is encoded by the coding sequence ATGACCGAACAGCAACCGGAGACCGAACAAGACCCCACTCCCCCATCGTCGCCGGAGCAGCGTCAGGCGGCGCTGGAGGAATGTGAAAAGTCGCTGGAACTGAGTCGGCAGGAAGCCGCGGAGCGTTGGGAGGCGTTATTACGTGTCCGTGCGGAACTGGACAATGAGCGCAAACGCGCGGCCCGGGAGATCGAAAAGGCGCACAAGTTTTCACTGATGCAGCTGCTCACGGCACTGCTGCCGGTGAAGGACAGTCTGGAGCTGGGGCTGGCGGCCTTCGAGGCATCACCGGACAAGACGGATACCAGCGCCCTTCAGTATGGCATGCAACTCACCCTTACCACGCTCGCTACCGTGCTGAACGATTTCGGCGTGGAAGCCATTGACCCCCAGGGCCAGATCTTCAATCCCGAGTATCACGAGGTGATGTATGTGGAGCCGGTGGCGGACGTGCCGCCCAACACCGTGATCGAGGTGCAGCAGAAAGGCTATCTGCTCAATGGCCGCATCGTGCGACCGGCCCGGGTGACCATTGCCAGCGCGCCGCAGACATCCGAAATTTGA